The proteins below come from a single Rosa rugosa chromosome 2, drRosRugo1.1, whole genome shotgun sequence genomic window:
- the LOC133731355 gene encoding F-box/FBD/LRR-repeat protein At2g26030-like yields MMIDDCDAQNSMAVVMRIRPHLPDDIIRQILSHLPTKSAIRMSILSKQFEGAWCSLPVIDLDEGKPQANLDRGIHFTNILKRYLKFRTENKDRLHPPLDKFRLRMAVMYPDREDILEKLLTSFAQERSVKELDLSCLIFTNIALEKRPQSSLQILVNINSLTSLSLESVGIENDVTRSGDIVLLPSLKTVSLESIHLQSSFKFLSHLISRCPAIEYLTLTSCTEFFWFGRSESITIARSRTLKHLEIRDCSFSIFHVSDCEVLESVTLVSKSPRVILALYGGRNLKYINICSEKATDIGRCKDSVEATMDTPNLQLFRFNGFDAMKCMNGRHLLSNFVISTEMLAS; encoded by the coding sequence ATGATGATCGATGATTGTGATGCTCAAAATTCCATGGCCGTTGTAATGAGAATACGACCTCACTTACCGGACGACATTATCCGCCAAATTCTCTCACACCTGCCAACTAAATCCGCCATCCGCATGAGCATTCTTTCTAAGCAATTTGAAGGTGCATGGTGTTCCCTCCCTGTAATAGATCTCGACGAGGGAAAGCCACAGGCCAACCTTGATCGAGGTATACACTTCACCAACATCTTGAAAAGGTATTTGAAATTCCGTACTGAGAACAAAGACCGTCTGCATCCCCCCTTGGATAAATTTAGGCTTCGGATGGCGGTGATGTACCCGGATAGAGAAGATATTCTAGAAAAGTTGTTGACCAGTTTTGCACAAGAGAGAAGTGTCAAAGAGTTAGATCTCAGCTGTCTCATATTCACAAATATTGCACTAGAAAAGCGGCCGCAGTCATCCCTCCAAATACTTGTTAATATCAACTCTTTAACTAGTTTGAGTTTGGAGTCTGTGGGAATTGAGAATGATGTTACTCGTAGTGGTGATATAGTACTTCTTCCATCTTTGAAGACCGTGTCCCTCGAATCTATACACCTACAGTCTAGCTTTAAGTTTTTGTCCCATCTAATTTCAAGGTGCCCTGCCATTGAGTATTTGACATTGACTTCATGTACCGAATTCTTTTGGTTCGGTCGATCAGAGTCGATTACAATTGCACGGTCTCGTACTCTCAAGCATTTGGAGATTAGAGATTGCAGTTTTTCAATATTCCATGTATCTGACTGTGAGGTTCTTGAATCTGTTACATTGGTTTCAAAATCTCCAAGAGTCATCTTAGCTTTGTATGGAGGCAGGAACTTGAAATATATCAACATCTGCTCAGAGAAGGCGACAGATATTGGCCGTTGCAAAGACTCTGTGGAGGCCACAATGGATACTCCAAATCTTCAACTGTTTAGATTCAATGGTTTCGATGCAATGAAATGCATGAATGGAAGGCATTTATTGAGTAATTTCGTAATAAGCACAGAGATGCTGGCGAGCTAG
- the LOC133731356 gene encoding uncharacterized protein LOC133731356 encodes MAAAVVLCGNKRSFFEEDVFPSSLHRSKRLRCSSSSVPPQHVNQLRRPAEEPEPDRFGKRAKLTNESLNNNLNGAEEWVELFVREMSSATSVDDAKARTAKALEVFEQWISSRTAAEAEVAAAQKEEENMVLKQAMEEIQKENMILKRGVFIQNERLKEFEGRNQELEHVKQLVNQYKEKVSELEVANYGLELHLKQAQQCNNSIPLSFHPHVF; translated from the coding sequence ATGGCTGCAGCAGTAGTTCTATGCGGAAACAAGAGGTCATTCTTCGAAGAAGATGTGTTTCCTTCATCGCTTCATCGATCCAAAAGACTTCGATGCTCTTCTTCTTCGGTTCCTCCTCAACATGTCAATCAACTTCGTCGTCCCGCTGAGGAACCCGAACCTGATCGTTTCGGAAAGAGAGCGAAACTGACTAATGAGAGTCTGAACAATAACCTTAATGGTGCGGAGGAATGGGTCGAGTTGTTTGTTAGAGAGATGAGCAGTGCCACCAGCGTCGACGATGCCAAGGCACGTACTGCAAAGGCGCTTGAGGTCTTTGAACAATGGATCAGCTCACGTACTGCCGCCGAGGCTGAGGTGGCAGCCGCccagaaggaggaggagaatatGGTGCTGAAACAAGCTATGGAAGAAATTCAAAAGGAGAATATGATTCTGAAACGAGGCGTGTTTATCCAGAACGAGCGTCTTAAAGAATTTGAGGGCCGAAACCAAGAATTGGAGCATGTGAAGCAGTTGGTGAATCAATATAAGGAGAAAGTGAGCGAACTTGAAGTTGCCAACTATGGCTTGGAACTGCACCTAAAGCAAGCTCAGCAATGCAACAACTCCATCCCTCTAAGTTTCCATCCTCATGTCTTTTGA
- the LOC133733268 gene encoding probable small nuclear ribonucleoprotein G — protein sequence MSRSGQPPDLKKYMDKKLQIKLNANRMIVGTLRGFDQFMNLVVDNTVEVNGDEKTDMGMVVIRGNSVVTVEALEPVAKMQ from the coding sequence ATGAGCAGGTCAGGTCAGCCCCCGGATCTGAAGAAGTACATGGACAAGAAGCTTCAAATCAAGCTAAATGCAAACCGAATGATTGTTGGAACCTTGCGTGGATTTGACCAGTTCATGAATCTGGTGGTTGATAACACTGTAGAAGTGAATGGTGATGAAAAGACTGACATGGGCATGGTGGTGATCAGAGGAAACAGTGTGGTTACTGTTGAAGCACTTGAACCTGTGGCCAAAATGCAGTAG
- the LOC133733514 gene encoding uncharacterized protein LOC133733514 isoform X2, with protein MNFERGYIDVVLVPFGLLIMLIYHLFFLYKYFHQPLSTSMGYETNDKQIWVAKILQGDNVNRGLGVISSNTSAAMTLASICLTLSSLLGVWIANSPSKSFPIEMIYGNTTPSMNSIKYICLLTSFLLAFSCFVQSARHFVHSNYLLSTPGASDKGVVKKVERAVQRGSEFWSLGLRALYFALNFLLWFFGPIPMFVSSIIMVVILYCHDFRKSESDNLHDVLLLS; from the exons ATGAATTTTGAGAGGGGGTACATCGATGTGGTTCTGGTCCCATTCGGGCTTCTGATCATGTTGATTTACcacctcttcttcctctacaaGTATTTTCATCAACCTCTATCCACATCCATGGGGTATGAAACCAACGACAAGCAAATTTGGGTTGCAAAAATTCTTCag GGTGACAATGTTAACAGAGGACTTGGTGTGATTTCTTCCAATACAAGTGCAGCCATGACCTTAGCATCAATCTGTTTgactctctcttctctactCGGAGTTTGGATAGCAAATTCTCCCAGCAAGTCCTTCCCAATAGAAATGATCTATGGCAATACGACTCCATCGATGAATTCAATCAAGTATATCTGCTTGTTGACCTCTTTTCTGCTTGCTTTCTCGTGCTTCGTTCAATCAGCTAGGCACTTTGTCCATTCGAACTACCTATTGAGCACTCCGGGGGCTAGCGATAAAGGGGTTGTGAAGAAGGTGGAAAGAGCAGTTCAAAGAGGAAGTGAATTTTGGTCGCTTGGGCTTAGAGCACTGTATTTTGCTCTAAATTTTCTGCTGTGGTTTTTTGGACCTATACCTATGTTTGTTTCCTCTATCATAATGGTGGTGATTCTGTATTGCCATGATTTTAGGAAGTCGGAATCGGATAATCTCCATGATGTATTATTGCTTTCTTGA
- the LOC133733514 gene encoding uncharacterized protein LOC133733514 isoform X1 yields the protein MNFERGYIDVVLVPFGLLIMLIYHLFFLYKYFHQPLSTSMGYETNDKQIWVAKILQVQGDNVNRGLGVISSNTSAAMTLASICLTLSSLLGVWIANSPSKSFPIEMIYGNTTPSMNSIKYICLLTSFLLAFSCFVQSARHFVHSNYLLSTPGASDKGVVKKVERAVQRGSEFWSLGLRALYFALNFLLWFFGPIPMFVSSIIMVVILYCHDFRKSESDNLHDVLLLS from the exons ATGAATTTTGAGAGGGGGTACATCGATGTGGTTCTGGTCCCATTCGGGCTTCTGATCATGTTGATTTACcacctcttcttcctctacaaGTATTTTCATCAACCTCTATCCACATCCATGGGGTATGAAACCAACGACAAGCAAATTTGGGTTGCAAAAATTCTTCag GTGCAGGGTGACAATGTTAACAGAGGACTTGGTGTGATTTCTTCCAATACAAGTGCAGCCATGACCTTAGCATCAATCTGTTTgactctctcttctctactCGGAGTTTGGATAGCAAATTCTCCCAGCAAGTCCTTCCCAATAGAAATGATCTATGGCAATACGACTCCATCGATGAATTCAATCAAGTATATCTGCTTGTTGACCTCTTTTCTGCTTGCTTTCTCGTGCTTCGTTCAATCAGCTAGGCACTTTGTCCATTCGAACTACCTATTGAGCACTCCGGGGGCTAGCGATAAAGGGGTTGTGAAGAAGGTGGAAAGAGCAGTTCAAAGAGGAAGTGAATTTTGGTCGCTTGGGCTTAGAGCACTGTATTTTGCTCTAAATTTTCTGCTGTGGTTTTTTGGACCTATACCTATGTTTGTTTCCTCTATCATAATGGTGGTGATTCTGTATTGCCATGATTTTAGGAAGTCGGAATCGGATAATCTCCATGATGTATTATTGCTTTCTTGA